A window of the Lactuca sativa cultivar Salinas chromosome 5, Lsat_Salinas_v11, whole genome shotgun sequence genome harbors these coding sequences:
- the LOC111880399 gene encoding zinc-finger homeodomain protein 2 isoform X1, producing the protein MALSGSEKEIGMQTSSPYNNNHLIRESSSETVDHGLDPDRFPGTGASVTPISVGSKLLKSPLQMPRYRECLKNHAANIGGNITDGCGEFMPSGDDGTLEALKCAACNCHRNFHRKEYPTTSPAVGPFLQLPPPLPSPSPSPSFHHHHHHHRTPPAISLHHNHNHHHHPNWASSINAPPVKMAFAGSVGGAATESSSEELNFTAGAVAPPYGVAKKRFRTKFTQDQKEKMLEFAEKVGWRIPREDDPEVQRFCAEVGVKRQVLKVWMHNNKATSGKKLLQDSNESIN; encoded by the coding sequence ATGGCGTTGAGTGGCAGTGAGAAAGAGATAGGAATGCAGACTTCGTCTCCTTACAACAACAATCACTTAATTAGGGAATCATCTTCTGAAACGGTGGATCATGGGTTGGATCCAGATCGGTTTCCCGGCACCGGAGCTTCGGTTACACCGATATCAGTCGGATCTAAGCTGCTGAAGTCGCCGCTGCAGATGCCGAGGTACAGAGAATGTCTCAAGAACCATGCTGCAAACATTGGTGGAAACATCACCGATGGATGCGGCGAGTTTATGCCATCAGGAGACGACGGAACCCTAGAAGCACTCAAATGCGCAGCCTGCAACTGCCACAGAAACTTCCACCGTAAAGAATATCCCACCACCAGTCCCGCAGTAGGTCCTTTCCTCCAGCTTCCTCCTCCGTTACCCTCCCCATCTCCATCACCATCattccaccaccatcaccaccaccaccgtacCCCACCTGCAATCTCCCTCCaccacaaccacaaccaccaccaccaccccaacTGGGCTTCCTCCATCAACGCTCCACCTGTCAAAATGGCTTTCGCCGGTAGCGTCGGCGGTGCAGCCACTGAATCCTCCAGCGAGGAGCTTAATTTTACGGCGGGGGCAGTTGCTCCGCCTTACGGGGTTGCTAAAAAGAGATTTAGAACTAAATTTACACAAGACCAGAAGGAGAAAATGCTGGAATTCGCAGAGAAAGTTGGGTGGAGGATCCCAAGAGAAGATGATCCTGAAGTTCAAAGGTTTTGCGCAGAGGTAGGAGTTAAAAGACAAGTCCTCAAGGTTTGGATGCATAATA
- the LOC111880399 gene encoding zinc-finger homeodomain protein 2 isoform X2, with product MQTSSPYNNNHLIRESSSETVDHGLDPDRFPGTGASVTPISVGSKLLKSPLQMPRYRECLKNHAANIGGNITDGCGEFMPSGDDGTLEALKCAACNCHRNFHRKEYPTTSPAVGPFLQLPPPLPSPSPSPSFHHHHHHHRTPPAISLHHNHNHHHHPNWASSINAPPVKMAFAGSVGGAATESSSEELNFTAGAVAPPYGVAKKRFRTKFTQDQKEKMLEFAEKVGWRIPREDDPEVQRFCAEVGVKRQVLKVWMHNNKATSGKKLLQDSNESIN from the coding sequence ATGCAGACTTCGTCTCCTTACAACAACAATCACTTAATTAGGGAATCATCTTCTGAAACGGTGGATCATGGGTTGGATCCAGATCGGTTTCCCGGCACCGGAGCTTCGGTTACACCGATATCAGTCGGATCTAAGCTGCTGAAGTCGCCGCTGCAGATGCCGAGGTACAGAGAATGTCTCAAGAACCATGCTGCAAACATTGGTGGAAACATCACCGATGGATGCGGCGAGTTTATGCCATCAGGAGACGACGGAACCCTAGAAGCACTCAAATGCGCAGCCTGCAACTGCCACAGAAACTTCCACCGTAAAGAATATCCCACCACCAGTCCCGCAGTAGGTCCTTTCCTCCAGCTTCCTCCTCCGTTACCCTCCCCATCTCCATCACCATCattccaccaccatcaccaccaccaccgtacCCCACCTGCAATCTCCCTCCaccacaaccacaaccaccaccaccaccccaacTGGGCTTCCTCCATCAACGCTCCACCTGTCAAAATGGCTTTCGCCGGTAGCGTCGGCGGTGCAGCCACTGAATCCTCCAGCGAGGAGCTTAATTTTACGGCGGGGGCAGTTGCTCCGCCTTACGGGGTTGCTAAAAAGAGATTTAGAACTAAATTTACACAAGACCAGAAGGAGAAAATGCTGGAATTCGCAGAGAAAGTTGGGTGGAGGATCCCAAGAGAAGATGATCCTGAAGTTCAAAGGTTTTGCGCAGAGGTAGGAGTTAAAAGACAAGTCCTCAAGGTTTGGATGCATAATA